CCTATGTTAAGTTAAGGCGCGCGCGCGACGCTCGGGATTGCGCGAGCACGTGAACGCGACCACAGCccgtgaggaaaaaaaaagagccaGAGCCACAGTACGCTTCCGTCCCGCCGCGGCCAACATGAAGGAGCGCAGGGTGAGCCAGCCGCTGGTGGTCCGCTGTAAACTGGTGCTGGTGGGGGACGTTCAGTGCGGGAAAACAGCGATGCTGCAAGTGCTGGCGAAGGACTGTTACCCTGAGGTAAAACTGAGAGCCTACctgcacaaacaaacacactgtgGGGTTTTATACTCATGCTCGTGCATAGATAGAGGTTGCTAGAACTGTTTTAAGGGGCTAGAGCTCAACCATAAAcactgttaatatttttttaaatcacaaaaaataaaattgagtATATTTAGAACCTGCTGCAGAtacctttttctgttttttttatttatttgtttattgttttttttttttttttttttttttacagaatatagattatatattttataaatccAATACAATATTACTGCTGTTAGTCAATTTCtcttaaacaattaaaataaaataatatatatctaTCATTTTTAATTCTCCTGTGATGTTTAGGCATTTTCTAGACCCCCCTAGACCCCCAAAGTTTAGCACCCCCGTCTCATAAATCTCTAGTGACGTCCCTGAGCGCACGTATCGTAACTATATAGCTATTTCCCATTTGTTTAATGCAGAGTGTACGATATTTTTTTCGCTAAGCCGTTTTTTTCCTTCCTGAAAATAACAGATTAATGAGTTCCATCACGCGCAGACTGCGtcagtgatttttttctttgcctCAGATGTGCGCGTGCTTTCTcctcaaagcaaaaaaaaaacgcagcGCACGTGAACGGATCGCACGCACTAAGAACAGAACCTGCACTGTGAATTACTGAGCACGTGTTGCAAAAAATCTGaacattaaacaaacaaataaacaagtgaaCAACTAAATATACAGACAACAGTATCTGTCATGGCGCATCAGCACTGTGAGCTCAGCTCGTGCTCAGTAAGGTAGAGAATGATTGAATGACTGAGATGAGCTACTCTGTGTAGTGTCCTCTCTCTGCAGTGCATTATTACATCAGAGTCTGACTGTGCTGCTGCTCCTGTCCACAGACTTATGTCCCCACCGTGTTCGAGAACTACACAGCTGGCCTGGACCTGGAGGAGCAGCGCGTGGAGCTCAGCCTGTGGGACACGTCTGGTGagaaaactgctgctgctgctgttgttgattTACTGCTGTTTACACTCTGGCTGTAGCATATATTCAGTTCTGtgatgtaggggtgggcgatatagcccaaaaataatatcacaatattttaaggtattttcttggcgatatgacaaaacataggtttttgttttttaatttcaagaatacaaaactgcaacaaaaaataaaataaaatacatgtttcTTTAGTTTAAACTCAGTTCTGTGGTGCTTCTGAGCTCTGATgcagtggtgggcgatatggatggccctaaaataatatcacaatatataaatTAGTATAAACATAACAGTTCTATACATTCAGTATAAACAAACAAATCTATAAATGTCTATTTCTTAAACAGTAACTTGGCAATATTAGGATATCAGAtaaataatacactttattgataaaataatgtaacaacaaaaatctatCACTGATTGTATACATCTTACAGCAAGCAAACAATTAAAaccaaatacagtaaatagcaaaacaagtaGACAATAGACTCAATAATATAGCTATTATGATGATATAAAGTTTATTTATTGtgcaacaggttttttttttgtttaggaaaaaaataaacatattatattataatagtaaGGTAGTAATAGGCTGAACATTAAAAATGATTACGAATGATAATGAATGGTTtgcattttttgttcttttggttcatatgtatgtacattttttgaaaatgttaaaatagaTTAGGGATGTCAGAATAATATATGTAAATCTTGAAATATTTTATCTTGAAatgttttgcagtactgtattttttttaaaacatcagtattgtatcaattttttattattagattacATGTAAAGATTGCTATCAGTCAGTGGTTCATTGTGAGTTCTGTTTAAACCccgaccactagatagcagtgttgagCACTtttgaaaaatacattaaatacttttaaaaataaataaaatacataaaccaCTGTTATTCAGTCCCATTTATTAGAATTATAGTGCTATGACATTTTACACTGTGGCCACTGTCTTTGTTTGTTATCAAGAAACATTTGACTCTATACTTCCTTCTAGTGGATTGATTTCTTAACATCCATTGCGACTTCTTACAGTGTTTCAAAAAGACATTCATTTTTGTACATAAAAGGAGCATATACATAAATTACTTTGGTAGAAGAGAACAAAAGGGCAAACTGCTTAGCAATTAGATTTCATTTTGTGTTAAAGGTctaattatatagtttttttaattcattttaaaatgtctagttgtcttctctagaatgaatgaatgtcatgtgagctggtttttgtgaaaaaatgtgCTACGGTGATtcagtataatgctgctttagtccggtggaggagtgagcagggagaaacgataggatttcggctcttgctcatgaatattcatccatgcaaacatattgcctcttattggctaacagcactgagagGCAGTGAGACGGACAAGAGTtagaaacaatttaaaataaagacatttttacactaataatgtcatatgttactttacaacatgtgcaaTGCCCTGCTACGTGcctttcagccactgacctagtcttaagaGTTTTTGCAAAACGTgcaatccaccggagatccggtgtaaacctagttacttacacacagaggtgagtaGTCCAGGTCCGGGTCCATACATTTTAATTCACAGGTTTACATAGACACAGtgtttttcctgatcgacttgtttttctgaatattttcttttactagctactgcagacaatggaggctgaggaagagtttcatgtgcagcatgcaaaTACAACTCTGAAAGACTtgttgtattttacaaagaacaagaaaaagtggattttagtggaaggacatATTTAAATTGGATTTGTTTGGTGGAGTGGTGACTCTTTGTGGTGGGCCTTTGAGCAAGATACTTAACCCTTTTTGTTCCAGGATAAATGTTACATTGTGTTGCAAGTATAATGAtgctttaataatattttaatgaacattattggttaatttttttcaaaaaaatttaTCAAATTGTGCTGGAGCCTTACTTTAAGTTGACCAACCTTATCTGTGTGCTAAATTGTATGTACCATACATTTGTtagtgtcaagtcaagtcaagagtcaagaggcttttactgtcattacatctgagtacaggtaaacagtgtgatgaaattacgttcctccggaaccatggtgcaacatagaacaacaagcaatagacaacataaagtgcaggagtgacgacagtgcaacataaaattataacactaaataacaataaatacaataaatacaaaagacgagacaatttaaagacaggacagtgcagtaccgatacggtataataaagtgtatagtggggataaggtgcagagatgtgtgacatactgtaacatatagaacatatataatcacagcagttactgaggtagagtttatagtttttaagagtgcagcaaataaagtcatgtcagcctctgtgtgctgactgggtgtgtgtgtgggtgaagttcagttctttgtgagtgtaaaggggggggtgtacagtttagttttgtgtaaagggggggggggtgtacagtttagttttgtgcgagtgtgttgggtgagtggtgggtggggtgggggttcagttctgtctctgtgcgttgagaagtctgactgcctggtggatgaagctgttgcagagtctagtagtggaggctcggatgctcctgtatcttctgccggacggcatcagagcgaagagtccgtgtgagggatgggtggggtcgtccacaatgctggtggctttgcggatgcagcgtgtggtgtagatctcggtgatggagggaagagagactccgatgattttctcagctgtctgcactatccgctgtagggtcttgcggtctgaggtgttgcaattcccaaaccagacggtaatgcaggtgctcaggatgctttctacagtgcctctgtagaacatggtgaggatggggggtgggagatgtgctttcctcagtctccgcaggaagtagaggcgctgctgggcttgtgtgtgtgtgttcgcttgTTTACCTCGATGACTGATAGTAGGGCAGTAGGTCAGCTGTGTTCTCTGAGGAATAAGAAAGGTCCCCTAGCAGAGCTTAGTGTGTGGAGCACCTGAGGCATGGGTTAGGCCTGTGAAGAGAACAGAGAAGCCTACAGGCAGACAACAGTTTCGGTATGGCAGGCTAGCAGAGACTAGCCCACAGCACCTGAGACCTGagagcaaaaaaaaggaaaaactctGTGCTGATTTATTTCCTGGTCCTACACTATATGTCTATCTAATAAATTAGTTTAGCTATGAATGAATGTTTTACCAATAGAATCAAAATTTCTGGAGTAGAATAACaggaacctattggcaccatgtctaatgccaggcgtTGGCTAGGAGGTATAAAGCTATTCAGCTTTGAGCTTTGAAGCAGTGGaaaaaactgtgttctctgaaatggtGTTCCAGtacgtttgggatgagtttgggaatgatgatgatgataataatgaggTGAGCTAGTGATCTCAAACATTCTGACCTTCCGAATACCACTGTCactcaatgcaatcaaatccttacagcaatgcccCAAAATCTAATAGAAAATCTTTCCTGGATAGTAGAGACATTAACACCACCAAAAGAAGGATAATCTATTCTTCACATAATATTtggcaaataaaaaaactcatatttttacAAAACAGTGATTTATTTGATGACACAATCAGCTAACACAGCTAACAACTACACTTACGGTTACTTTAATGAACAGTATTTATGATACAGTGTCTCAATTTACTATTAATTGACACTATTTTGGACAATATACTTGCAATGAGATTCCAACCatgttctgtggtaaataaatattttaaaattgtagtttttaattattttttctttaaaaagcaatacaaaatacacataggctatttaatttattcagtagAGAAAATTAGTACTGAACAAATGTTTAGTATTCATTCTccgacaggaaaaaaaaacattttagtgcCTCCCTATTTAACATCCTTGATTCTAGAATAAACAAAGAATGCGcaggtgtcctgtgacttttgttCATATCATGTGTGCAACACAAATGTGAATTTGGTTGTCTGTCAAGAAGCAATGAATAAGCAGTTGCCCCAATTTATTTGTTCATCTAGAGTAAATGTTTGTGACTGGTTTCACAGTAGAACCAAGTTAGTCACAGCAGTTACTGGATCATAATTAAGCTATCTGACGAGCATCTGTGAAGCAGTATCTACTGCAAATTAAACAGAATAGGGCTGTGATTCATCTTCTCCAGAAACGAGCCGAGAGAAGAATGCTGATGTAACTGTTTTGAGGAGATAACTGATATTTGGCAAAGATCCTGTACTGATGTCTCATGCTGTATGATTGATTTAAGGATGAAATTAGGTGGTAGGTAggcaggactgtgtgtgtgtgtttgtctctggaTGACTAAATTGGTGAGATAAGTTAAACTGCAAGAAAGCTACAAAATGCTGTTCATGCCATAGGTTTGAATTCTTTAAGAGATTTTCATTAAGCTCAGCTTTTAATTTGAACATTTGGCTTGTTGATGTTGATGGTGTGCTCTAACTGAGGGATCCCACTATCTTCCTAAAttgaataaattgaataaaataagaaaatcaaataaaaacattgctaAAGGTCAGAATATCCAAGTAAAAACCAAGTAGCTGTGCTTTATGAAGAAATGTCGCCTAAAAATAGTTGGTGATTGAGGTTCATTGTTTTCGagatattaaggagcagaaaTTCTGTAATAAAACGTCCGCATTTGGCCAGAATTCGACTCCATTTCACAGTTGTTTGTCTCTGACTTTGCTTTGAAGTAAACAAGAGTATTTGGGGTCAAACTACCCTATGAGTTGTGTAACGTCAGCTAGCAGCGCCTGATGAATCGGTGTTAATTATAACGCCTGATTGCTCAAGTGCACTCTTGTTGTCTAGCATGAATGAGGGGGTGGCTTTCTGTGCTGCAGTCAATTGATGATGGCTGTGATTGGTTTGTCTTGTTATGCAAAACTTTGATTAGTTAGTTATTGTTGATTAGTCTAAAATATCTGTATATTAGCCACTAAAAGAACCcacataaaacatgtaaaaatgtaaatatgggaACAGATTAAGTGATTAACTGATAATTTCTTTAAAGATACTCCTGTGACGGAATTTCTATTCAACTCAATGTGAAATTGCAGCACACACcgtacacaaaaaaataaaaaattaaagtatgTAAATGATGAAGAATTATACTATATCTACAATGCTATGTTGGCAAACTTCaaacttcctccagactctggtccaatgaaatgcaaaatttactgatgatcagtgatggtttggagagacatgtcatctgctggtgttgatccactgtgttttatcaagtccaaagtcagtgcagtgttttcccgcaaaatcttgcctcacttcatgcttccctctgctgacaacttttatgaagatgcaaattttattttccagcaggacttagcacactgcccacaatgctaaaagtaccaattggtctaatataatattcatattgtctgagacactgattttattttttccttggCTGTAAGCGATAGTTATCAACAAAAAATAAAGTAGTGTAATACATCTACTtaatgtgagtttcacattttgaactgtataaaaacaatattaatgaATTAGCAAAgataattattttatcattaaacaCATGATGTTTCAGGTGTCTAAGAAACTGAAACATGTatcaaataaaattaacattgtttgatGTTTAATGATCGGTTTTCCCTAATTTTTCGCAAAGCTGTTTCAAGAGTTGCTGTACAATCATGCATTTCtttgcaaagaaaagaaaagcttaAGTCCTGCCCTTTGAACTGACCTCTTACTCATACACATGCAGAGCTGATTCCcagattagtgtgtgtgtgtgtgtgtgtgtgtgtgtgtgtgtgtgagttttcaAAGTGTGTGAAAGTCATCAGTACTCTGTCACCCTTCCAGGCGTTTATTAAAGACTGAGAGGAGAACTCCATTAATTGTGCATGCTTTCATTAAGAGATTACAGAATGGAGGATTATTTCCAGACTGGCAGTCATACAAACACATGCACGTGCTCACTCACTAATTACACATTCTTTATAGAATTTGTTCATCTGTCTCACAAGGCCCTAAACATCTCTTTATACACTCACCATATCAAAGTGAATGGTGGATGAGCAGCTGCATGGCAGCTTGGGTGCACTTTCATCTATTCTTAAACCTTGAGAGGAATACACAGTGCTTTAAATCTGCTCTTTATATTTACAAGAACTGAAGTATAAGGCTGGGTTAGGCCAGTAGCATGTTTAAAGAATTTCTGTAGCTTTTTAGATCAATAGAAGCATCTGCCAATTGGCCTCTGTTGTAATTATGTTTAAAGTGAGGGGGCTTGTTGCAGGGGTAATTTGTATCTGTGGTAGACAGATGTTAGGCTGAGGAAAGCTTAAGCTAATGCTTTAAGTCGTGAGATACTCTGTATGAACAGAATTATTATCAACACCTACACGTTACACCAACAGGAGCTTTTATAGCatctaaaaaaacattgttttttcaccattgcataaatTAACATATTACCATGCCTTGACCCATATAGGGGCTACAGGTGtcggtgatacaaaacccttcttttctgcagtaaaataaattattcacaCGCTTAAAAATTTGAGACCTTTAAAATCTACCTACAGGACACTAAGAGAAGCTGCTTGTTTTTTCTCTACTTTACTTAATAATTTCAATCAACCAAAAAATCTGCATGTtgaaaaatagatgaaaaaactagacaaccataaTGACACGACAGGTTTGGAGGcaatgaactgtttgatttgtattcaggaaaatattgattttattgaatattttttCTATACTTTTTATCACAATTATGACTTTcagtaatgttttttgtttatcaaacatgaaacctttttatgtaatgctcgaatagaaatcctcaagatttaggggtaTAATGTCATGCAGAATATTGACAAAAAATCGTGCCCTGTTATGGGTTAAATAGCCTTAAAGTATGGAAGTAAAGGAAGATTCTTTTCAAGTactattttagcatttttgtcCTAATAATTAATAGTTTTGGTTGCTGAACATTTGATTCATCCCTAATGATATCCCATTCTAAATCTATAACCATTAGTGTGAAGTTGGTCCCCCTTTTACAGCTCTGATAGCAGGTGTTTAGTTCTGAAGTTATTATGTTAAAAGAGTTTCGGTGATTTCTGTGCATTATGCTCAAGAAACCaagctctgtaactttacatggtgTTACATGTATAACTGgagttttacttttttaataatgtcataaagACATTTCACCAACAAATGTTGCAGTAGTATTAGCCTATTACATTAGCCTGTTACTGTACCaagtagtgctgggtgatataaaaaaatatcatgatTATTTCAACATTTTACCTTATTAACCCTTCTAATATTATAGAAAGATTTTCTGGACAGGTTAGAGTCATGTGATTACAAAGGCAGTAgtatgtttaattaataaaaatagccTACATGGGTGAGATTTTCTCTTTAGAaacacccattctttcactaatgtttgtgtAAAGGCAGACTGCATGGTTCCAATTGCTgttaaaacaaatgtttaaaatagtaACTTTTTAGAGATAAAACCCTTAAAGTAAATGGAAGTCAATTATGGGTAACACCTAAAAAACACCTATTGGATTATCCAATATCGATGTGTGATTCAACCTGTCTCAAAaagtaagaaacaaaaaaatatatatttttggtccaACAGCAACATTACATAAAACATGGATGCTGGATGGGCGGGTATTAGCAAAGCATTATTGAAAACGTAGCACAATACAGGCATAAAAGTCAGCAGTAGTAACAGTATCAGGGGCTTCAGTATCTGTCAAATGCAGTATTTTGGCAATAAGGTGCATATTGTTATTATTCCCGCAGGCTCTCCATATTATGATAACGTCAGGCCACTCTGCTACAGCGACTCTGATGCCGTGCTGCTCTGTTTCGACATCAGCCGACCTGACACCGTCGACAGCTCACTGAAAAAGGTAAAGGAGATCAAAGCTTCTATAAGACTGCAAGGTGCCAAAAGTGgcacacattaaatatacagaaaatgtcAGGTTAAAACTGTAACGCTCTTCTTTCCTTCTGCAGTGGAAGACTGAGATCATGGATTTCTGTCCCAGCACACGCATTCTCCTAGTCGGCTGCAAAACAGACCTGCGCACAGATGTGTGTACGCTGATGGAGCTGTCCAATCAGAAAATGGTGCCCATTTCTCATGAACAGGTCAGCCAGTAGTATCCTTTCATTATCCCCTAAAATTTAAccaaatttattttttgtgtggtttctgtccattttctttctatttgttttaggCCTAGTTAGTAAAATGTAGAATTTAAAGACAAATGAGAAAATGTTGATTTCTTTTGGTTTCTTCATTTGTTATTGATAGACCAAGACATATTTAGAACATTTGAGCCAGTAGACTGACATAAAactgacaaaatatgaaatatttgacCTGTTCTTTAACGTCAATATTGTTTATACGCAGACATGCTAAAATGAATGGGACAGGAATTGAATTGTGTCTCGTCATTTGTAACATACATTGTATCATACCATGGAAGTTAAAGAATTCTGCACTGAACTATGGGATATGCATTTTGGGCATCCTTCATTGTAGATTCAAATGGATGTGCCAGAGTCGCTTTGCACGTTCTCTAACTGAGGCGTTCCTTAAATTCCAATGATTAATGTAGCCTTGCCATaaacacactggccagtgttcagcctctctCACAGGATAACACAACTTAAACATGTGCGGGTGTTCCCAATCTGGCCCTTGAAGGAGGTAATACTTCTTGATGAAATTATGTACTGCTAGCCCACTCAGTGTCAGAAAATCAGTAAGAATATGATATCAAGTAgacataaaaataaagtatgcaTGATTTAGGCATGCAGTTATTCCACATAAGTTTGTGGTTTATATTtattagatacagctctggaaaaaaataagagaccacttaagaggaagatggatgatcacaagccataaatacaagcttgaactgcttgaatttgtgcgccacgagtggcataaagttatccaaaataaGCTATGTATAtagttttaaaacaaaacaaaatgagaTGAGTGATGTATAATTGTATGATGAaagctcaaaataaaaaaaaaatattgttcacaaacaaatgatccaaaagcagtgtgtaagactggtggaggtgccaagatgcatgaaaactgagattaataACCAGTGTTAttgcatcaaatattgatttctaaaatcttttttgttatttcagccatttctaattttctgcgaaaaaaaaaatgctcaaaatgacaatattttaatttggaatttgggaataatgttgtctgtagtttagataataaaacaacaatgtcaattttactcaaacatttatctaactctttactacatttatttttaaagtgacagtctgtatgttttggggatttgggggatttagagacctctctggtgagaatgtgtaattgcacagagcatgtggaagagcaGCTTTACCGCaagttaatataaattattatgtcTAAAATACAGTCAAAATGTATAGAGCAACtgcatccaacaaacctaccagaccactctcaCTCATTTTAGACCTTTTAGCGTTGGTTATGGCAGGATACTGATACCATTAATACGATCATTTTGGTCTCCTCCCAATctaggaatactactgctttcaatgtaaatgtaaatgaaaaatcttagggactgctgctttaactaaACAGTTGATTTAATGATGAATAATTGTATAACGTGCAAAGAGgttaaagagtttatttattgAATAATCTATTGCTTCTCTCTATCTCTAGGGATCTTTATTAGCCAAACAGTTGGGAGCGGAGGCGTATCTGGAATGTTCAGCATTCACATCAGAGAAAAGCATCCACAGCGTGTTCCGTTCAGCAGCGCTCGCCTGCCTCAACAAGCTACAGCCGTCAGTCAAACCCAGCCCCGGCCGACGACTGTCCAAACGCCTGCTGCACCTGCCCAGCAAGGCCGAGCTTCTCAGCTCCTCCCTCGGGAAAGAGAGGAGCAAGAGCTGCTCCATCATGTGACTCTCTGCGTGCTGAAACAGACCAATAGAAGGCCAGTTTTGGGGAGAGGAGGGTTTCTGACCTTTGCGGACTCCCCCACCCACCACCACATTCACCTTTTGCCtttttcatttgatttatttcCTTCCTTTTGCTCATAACGAACGGCGGGTTCCACTGAAGGTTTGCTGTGTGGTATTCTGGATTTTCTTCTAGCGCACTTTCTAATATTGAGTGTCTTTTTTCTGCCTGCTGAGGGATAGCTTCACATGAAGTGTGTTGTTGTATTTAAGGAACATGGTTTGTACAATTATGACTTTTAAATTCATtgttgtgtatgagtgtgtgtgtaataggatTTGGAACTGTGAATGCATTTACACTGCAAAAAGAAGGCCTTTGATGCTAAGGTGTATGCACTTTAAGTTGTGTGATAGATATATATTATAGCCTGCAACATGCCCAAAAAAGGACATTTACTTTGGCATTTttgtctatgggaaaaaaaaataaaaaatcaaaatatGAGTGCAGCTATACATGTAGCTGGTGATTTCGCACATTATCCTGCATGTATTATATGTAGTGACATTGGCCTTGCAGTTCAATGGCCTTGAAATTCATATGAAATAGTGGTATGAAATAGGGAAAAGTCTAACTAGGATATAATTAGTGATGCGCTGAAAAGGAATCTTTCAGCTGAAGGCCGAATACTGAACACGTTTTtgtttgcaggttttcattaattgtcccactttatttat
The Astyanax mexicanus isolate ESR-SI-001 chromosome 13, AstMex3_surface, whole genome shotgun sequence DNA segment above includes these coding regions:
- the rnd1a gene encoding rho family GTPase 1a translates to MKERRVSQPLVVRCKLVLVGDVQCGKTAMLQVLAKDCYPETYVPTVFENYTAGLDLEEQRVELSLWDTSGSPYYDNVRPLCYSDSDAVLLCFDISRPDTVDSSLKKWKTEIMDFCPSTRILLVGCKTDLRTDVCTLMELSNQKMVPISHEQGSLLAKQLGAEAYLECSAFTSEKSIHSVFRSAALACLNKLQPSVKPSPGRRLSKRLLHLPSKAELLSSSLGKERSKSCSIM